In Tachysurus fulvidraco isolate hzauxx_2018 chromosome 3, HZAU_PFXX_2.0, whole genome shotgun sequence, a single window of DNA contains:
- the LOC113648476 gene encoding uncharacterized protein LOC113648476 isoform X5 yields the protein MDPSSLILEAGVCSDDPEAFLDELKRRFEKAMELNRQLDINTSYMAVREKGPGEHISQIQKGYRYLRRKHKKVAQAHRLMKVHYTGMERKYNELLKEHEQEKLCLAQAMESRARMENENIELLSQMSTLRCSMHQLKQEVAEVQRIFAEKKEQEQVLGAETFKTLDLGPNLTHNEEILVMSLTEIQTKLTKMVELKSLCDKKRANVYDKLCALRHTVKELEEMLSDSERKYDAVKQENEQRMQVHNILKMRYKRILESITQCNMFLMNYYKEDEEVLV from the exons ATGGATCCCAGCTCCTTGATTTTAGAGGCTGGGGTTTGTAGTGACGACCCTGAG GCCTTTTTGGATGAACTCAAGAGGAGATTTGAGAAGGCGATGGAGCTGAACAGACAGTTGGACATAAACACCTCGTACATGGCAGTCAGAGAGAAGGGACCGGGAGAACACATCTCTCAGATCCAGAAAGGCTATAGATACCTCAGGAGG AAACATAAGAAAGttgctcaggcacacagactTATGAAGGTGCACTACACTGGGATGGAGAGAAAGTACAATGAGTTACTAAAG GAGCATGAGCAAGAGAAGCTCTGTCTGGCTCAAGCGATGGAGTCCAGGGCTAGGATGGAGAACGAGAACATTGAACTGCTCTCTCAGATGAGTACACTGCGGTGCTCCATGCATCAACTAAAGCAAGAAGTCGCTGAAGTACAGAGGATATTTGCTGAAAAAAAG GAGCAGGAGCAAGTCTTGGGGGCTGAGACTTTTAAAACTTTGGATCTCGGTCCAAATTTAACGCACAATGAAGAGATACTTGTA ATGTCTCTGACTGAAATTCAGACTAAGCTCACAAAAATGGTGGAGTTAAAGTCTTTGTGTGACAAAAAGCGAGCTAACGTGTATGACAAACTGTGTGCACTGCGACACACGGTGAAGGAGCTGGAGGAAATGCTCTCTGATTCCGAGAGGAAGTATGACGCTGTAAAGCAG GAGAATGAACAACGGATGCAGGTCCACAATATTCTGAAGATGAGGTACAAAAGGATTCTGGAGTCTATAACACAGTGCAATATGTTCCTAATG AACTATTACAAAGAGGATGAAGAGGTTCTTGTCTAA
- the LOC113648476 gene encoding uncharacterized protein LOC113648476 isoform X3: MFPTLVVAGAHTTESMDTSPTQAPVQTTAPVDSSLMDPSSLILEAGVCSDDPEAFLDELKRRFEKAMELNRQLDINTSYMAVREKGPGEHISQIQKGYRYLRRKHKKVAQAHRLMKVHYTGMERKYNELLKEHEQEKLCLAQAMESRARMENENIELLSQMSTLRCSMHQLKQEVAEVQRIFAEKKEQEQVLGAETFKTLDLGPNLTHNEEILVMSLTEIQTKLTKMVELKSLCDKKRANVYDKLCALRHTVKELEEMLSDSERKYDAVKQENEQRMQVHNILKMRYKRILESITQCNMFLMNYYKEDEEVLV, encoded by the exons cTCCAGTACAGACAACAGCACCTGTAGACTCTTCCTTGATGGATCCCAGCTCCTTGATTTTAGAGGCTGGGGTTTGTAGTGACGACCCTGAG GCCTTTTTGGATGAACTCAAGAGGAGATTTGAGAAGGCGATGGAGCTGAACAGACAGTTGGACATAAACACCTCGTACATGGCAGTCAGAGAGAAGGGACCGGGAGAACACATCTCTCAGATCCAGAAAGGCTATAGATACCTCAGGAGG AAACATAAGAAAGttgctcaggcacacagactTATGAAGGTGCACTACACTGGGATGGAGAGAAAGTACAATGAGTTACTAAAG GAGCATGAGCAAGAGAAGCTCTGTCTGGCTCAAGCGATGGAGTCCAGGGCTAGGATGGAGAACGAGAACATTGAACTGCTCTCTCAGATGAGTACACTGCGGTGCTCCATGCATCAACTAAAGCAAGAAGTCGCTGAAGTACAGAGGATATTTGCTGAAAAAAAG GAGCAGGAGCAAGTCTTGGGGGCTGAGACTTTTAAAACTTTGGATCTCGGTCCAAATTTAACGCACAATGAAGAGATACTTGTA ATGTCTCTGACTGAAATTCAGACTAAGCTCACAAAAATGGTGGAGTTAAAGTCTTTGTGTGACAAAAAGCGAGCTAACGTGTATGACAAACTGTGTGCACTGCGACACACGGTGAAGGAGCTGGAGGAAATGCTCTCTGATTCCGAGAGGAAGTATGACGCTGTAAAGCAG GAGAATGAACAACGGATGCAGGTCCACAATATTCTGAAGATGAGGTACAAAAGGATTCTGGAGTCTATAACACAGTGCAATATGTTCCTAATG AACTATTACAAAGAGGATGAAGAGGTTCTTGTCTAA
- the LOC113648476 gene encoding uncharacterized protein LOC113648476 isoform X4, with product MAIYLSRKTQMAPNTYSPVQTTAPVDSSLMDPSSLILEAGVCSDDPEAFLDELKRRFEKAMELNRQLDINTSYMAVREKGPGEHISQIQKGYRYLRRKHKKVAQAHRLMKVHYTGMERKYNELLKEHEQEKLCLAQAMESRARMENENIELLSQMSTLRCSMHQLKQEVAEVQRIFAEKKEQEQVLGAETFKTLDLGPNLTHNEEILVMSLTEIQTKLTKMVELKSLCDKKRANVYDKLCALRHTVKELEEMLSDSERKYDAVKQENEQRMQVHNILKMRYKRILESITQCNMFLMNYYKEDEEVLV from the exons ATGGCAATATACCTGAGCCGGAAAACCCAGATGGCACCGAACACTTACT cTCCAGTACAGACAACAGCACCTGTAGACTCTTCCTTGATGGATCCCAGCTCCTTGATTTTAGAGGCTGGGGTTTGTAGTGACGACCCTGAG GCCTTTTTGGATGAACTCAAGAGGAGATTTGAGAAGGCGATGGAGCTGAACAGACAGTTGGACATAAACACCTCGTACATGGCAGTCAGAGAGAAGGGACCGGGAGAACACATCTCTCAGATCCAGAAAGGCTATAGATACCTCAGGAGG AAACATAAGAAAGttgctcaggcacacagactTATGAAGGTGCACTACACTGGGATGGAGAGAAAGTACAATGAGTTACTAAAG GAGCATGAGCAAGAGAAGCTCTGTCTGGCTCAAGCGATGGAGTCCAGGGCTAGGATGGAGAACGAGAACATTGAACTGCTCTCTCAGATGAGTACACTGCGGTGCTCCATGCATCAACTAAAGCAAGAAGTCGCTGAAGTACAGAGGATATTTGCTGAAAAAAAG GAGCAGGAGCAAGTCTTGGGGGCTGAGACTTTTAAAACTTTGGATCTCGGTCCAAATTTAACGCACAATGAAGAGATACTTGTA ATGTCTCTGACTGAAATTCAGACTAAGCTCACAAAAATGGTGGAGTTAAAGTCTTTGTGTGACAAAAAGCGAGCTAACGTGTATGACAAACTGTGTGCACTGCGACACACGGTGAAGGAGCTGGAGGAAATGCTCTCTGATTCCGAGAGGAAGTATGACGCTGTAAAGCAG GAGAATGAACAACGGATGCAGGTCCACAATATTCTGAAGATGAGGTACAAAAGGATTCTGGAGTCTATAACACAGTGCAATATGTTCCTAATG AACTATTACAAAGAGGATGAAGAGGTTCTTGTCTAA